The Bacteroidota bacterium genome window below encodes:
- the nuoB gene encoding NADH-quinone oxidoreductase subunit NuoB produces MEEVKKDKFLKPEYEVREVEAPDGSIIKVDPLNDYYSQEKPEPYKVKEGPVEKFLNWARAESLWVLGFGTGCGSIEIPPLVTPRFDMYRFGVQMRATPRQSNVFIISGYLSVKTLKRAIRAYEQMPSPKYVIGLGSCTINGGMYYDSYNTINRLDHYLPVDAYIAGCMPRPEALLAGFGELKKLIKEGKGHKANEYVENLDWYKANQRKIIKDWNMPDYNW; encoded by the coding sequence ATGGAAGAAGTAAAAAAAGATAAATTTTTAAAACCTGAGTACGAAGTACGCGAGGTTGAGGCTCCTGATGGATCGATCATAAAAGTTGATCCGTTAAATGACTATTACAGTCAGGAAAAACCAGAGCCATATAAAGTAAAAGAAGGGCCGGTTGAGAAATTCCTAAACTGGGCGAGAGCCGAAAGTTTGTGGGTTCTTGGTTTCGGTACCGGATGTGGTAGTATTGAGATCCCACCACTTGTAACACCTCGTTTCGATATGTATCGTTTTGGTGTGCAAATGCGTGCTACTCCACGTCAGTCAAATGTATTCATAATTTCAGGATACCTTTCAGTAAAGACTTTGAAAAGAGCAATTAGAGCTTATGAGCAAATGCCAAGCCCTAAATATGTTATTGGTTTAGGAAGTTGTACTATAAATGGTGGAATGTATTACGATTCGTACAACACTATAAATCGTTTAGATCATTATCTTCCTGTAGATGCTTACATCGCCGGTTGTATGCCACGTCCTGAGGCTTTATTAGCTGGTTTCGGAGAATTGAAAAAGCTAATTAAAGAAGGAAAAGGTCATAAGGCTAACGAGTATGTTGAGAATCTAGATTGGTATAAAGCTAATCAGAGAAAGATTATCAAGGATTGGAATATGCCTGATTACAACTGGTAA
- a CDS encoding NADH-quinone oxidoreductase subunit C, whose amino-acid sequence MQKGIKNLIEKFGASDLVERRPGLSFITVDETKAVAAITNLKDIDGYTVLSFITAADWIEDGKMQLTYMLNNPYEIAEIAVRVMLERNDKDYESMESIHHLWPNAKKWQQELREMYGIDFPTSPGLNDPFMLEGWDDMPPYRRDFDTKQFAEETFFPREGRETNDPATYMREKLDPKDPQLYTKAKREQNNS is encoded by the coding sequence ATGCAAAAAGGAATAAAAAATTTGATTGAAAAATTCGGTGCCTCCGACCTAGTTGAGAGGAGACCTGGTTTATCTTTCATTACTGTTGATGAGACTAAAGCTGTAGCAGCTATTACTAATCTTAAAGATATTGATGGTTATACTGTATTATCTTTTATTACTGCAGCAGACTGGATCGAAGATGGAAAGATGCAATTAACATACATGCTTAACAATCCTTATGAAATAGCAGAGATCGCAGTACGTGTTATGTTAGAACGTAATGATAAGGATTACGAATCAATGGAGTCTATCCACCACCTTTGGCCAAATGCAAAAAAATGGCAACAGGAGCTAAGAGAAATGTACGGAATAGATTTTCCAACAAGCCCAGGTCTAAACGATCCTTTCATGCTTGAAGGATGGGACGATATGCCTCCTTACCGTAGAGATTTTGATACTAAGCAATTTGCCGAGGAAACTTTCTTCCCTCGTGAAGGAAGAGAAACTAACGATCCTGCTACTTACATGCGTGAAAAGCTTGATCCAAAAGATCCTCAGTTGTACACTAAGGCAAAAAGAGAACAGAATAACAGTTAA
- a CDS encoding NADH-quinone oxidoreductase subunit D produces MGKSKIFTMNEDRSLYPEHDENGKPIIDLTSHKFLKLWQGPQHPGITGNMSLELTVNGDEIVESKTHVGYLHRAFEKLLERRLFVQCMPTSIRLCVAEPDPNEYLISTAVEELGGIEIPDNAKWLRMLSLEMARLQVLLRGVPGQAGTFALGLGYQWGNYLRDLILDRFEELTGGRVYHMYIIPGGVRGNLPEGFKERMLENLKLIDEFIVKIDKLIFQNVVFESRAKGLGHIPKEWVDEYGVYGPAARGSGVMRDVRKTNPYLHYDKLDFEPHVETEGDVYARSVVRYEDLKMTVDLIRQILDKIPGGDIKAQTPNVLHWKIPQGETYAKCESSRGEYGMYFVTDGSDKPRRAHLKGPSYTHANALLDRLLINANIADTAAIMVSLATCPPEIER; encoded by the coding sequence ATGGGAAAAAGTAAAATATTTACAATGAATGAAGACAGAAGTCTTTATCCAGAACACGATGAAAATGGGAAACCTATCATCGACCTTACGTCTCATAAGTTTCTAAAACTTTGGCAAGGACCTCAACACCCGGGTATTACAGGTAACATGTCATTGGAATTAACTGTTAATGGAGATGAAATTGTTGAGTCAAAAACACACGTAGGATACCTACACCGTGCATTTGAGAAATTACTTGAACGTAGATTATTCGTACAGTGTATGCCAACATCTATTCGTTTGTGTGTGGCTGAACCAGATCCTAATGAGTACCTAATATCAACTGCTGTTGAAGAATTAGGTGGAATTGAGATTCCTGATAACGCTAAATGGTTAAGAATGCTTTCTTTGGAGATGGCACGTTTACAAGTATTGTTACGTGGTGTTCCGGGTCAGGCAGGTACTTTCGCATTAGGTTTAGGATACCAATGGGGTAATTACCTTCGTGATTTAATCCTTGATCGTTTCGAGGAATTAACAGGAGGTCGTGTTTATCACATGTACATTATACCTGGAGGAGTTCGTGGTAACTTACCTGAAGGATTCAAAGAACGCATGTTAGAAAACCTTAAGTTAATTGATGAGTTTATTGTTAAGATAGACAAGTTGATTTTCCAAAATGTTGTTTTCGAATCGAGAGCAAAAGGTTTAGGTCACATTCCAAAAGAATGGGTTGATGAATACGGAGTTTACGGACCTGCTGCACGTGGATCAGGAGTGATGCGTGATGTACGTAAAACTAATCCTTACTTGCACTACGACAAGTTAGATTTTGAACCTCATGTAGAAACAGAAGGAGATGTTTACGCTCGTTCGGTTGTTCGCTACGAAGATTTGAAAATGACTGTAGATTTGATTCGTCAGATATTAGACAAAATACCCGGTGGAGATATAAAAGCTCAAACACCAAACGTTTTACACTGGAAAATTCCTCAAGGAGAAACTTATGCTAAATGTGAGAGTTCTCGTGGAGAATATGGAATGTACTTTGTGACCGATGGTAGCGATAAGCCACGTCGTGCTCACTTAAAAGGACCCTCTTATACACATGCCAATGCATTATTAGACAGATTGCTTATCAATGCAAATATAGCTGATACTGCAGCAATTATGGTTTCTTTAGCAACATGTCCTCCTGAAATAGAGAGGTAA
- a CDS encoding FAD-dependent oxidoreductase, giving the protein MDLKKLLTPFTAWGNVTKDPVTIKDPLNERPGADRYRGFHRNDVEACVGCGSCEDICENEAIDLVPAKDTKDGDSGLRPMIDYGRCCWCALCVDVCTTNSLTLSNEYKWISTDPEDFRFIPGIDKKDWDDNNDKGWKKPEPNYEFYPLDRVHMDELSPEERGDSFIEMMKGYSKEQAQQEADRCVECGICTATCPAHMGIPEYIKAIRNDDLEEGLRILYDTNPLPEICGRICTHKCETVCTLGHKGDPLSIRWLKRYIADQNPSEKYKEILEAENLQPKGKKVAIIGSGPSGLSAAHYLALMGYEVKIFEKLEAAGGMMRYGIPEYRLPYDQIDKDINYILSLGVEIQYNVNIGTDITLEQLGKDYDAVFSGTGLHLGRSTGIPGSDNEHVYASPDLLRWVVEGKEFEVPESVVVIGGGNVAMDITRTMARLQKAKYGKVQVIATALEKEENLPADLEEVVEAREEGCDVNAGWAPQSIEIKDGVPTGLHVVKCNSLFDGEGRFNPQCDMDAKEFWPGTMIIESIGQGMDLSYITEEMKEKLEFGPRGRVQTDEYFQTGIDWLFMGGDIIEGPDVIHGIANGHKAAVGIDMMLNPEN; this is encoded by the coding sequence ATGGATTTAAAAAAATTATTAACACCGTTTACAGCTTGGGGAAATGTAACTAAAGATCCTGTTACAATAAAAGATCCTTTAAATGAGCGTCCCGGTGCAGACAGATATAGAGGTTTTCACCGTAACGATGTAGAAGCATGTGTTGGTTGTGGTTCTTGTGAAGATATTTGCGAGAATGAAGCAATTGACTTAGTACCTGCAAAAGATACAAAAGATGGTGATTCAGGATTACGTCCAATGATCGATTACGGTCGTTGTTGTTGGTGTGCTCTTTGTGTTGATGTTTGTACAACAAACTCATTAACATTAAGTAACGAGTACAAATGGATATCAACAGATCCTGAAGATTTTAGATTTATACCTGGTATAGATAAAAAAGATTGGGATGATAATAATGACAAGGGTTGGAAAAAACCTGAGCCAAATTATGAATTCTATCCTTTAGACCGTGTTCACATGGACGAGCTTAGTCCTGAAGAACGTGGAGATTCATTTATAGAAATGATGAAAGGTTACTCAAAAGAGCAAGCTCAGCAAGAGGCTGACAGATGTGTAGAGTGTGGTATTTGTACTGCAACTTGTCCTGCTCACATGGGTATTCCTGAATACATCAAAGCTATTCGTAACGATGATTTAGAGGAAGGTTTACGTATACTTTACGATACAAACCCATTACCGGAAATTTGTGGTCGTATTTGTACTCACAAGTGTGAGACAGTTTGTACGCTTGGTCATAAAGGAGATCCTTTATCTATCCGTTGGCTGAAACGTTACATTGCCGATCAGAATCCTTCTGAAAAATATAAAGAAATTCTTGAAGCTGAGAATCTTCAACCTAAAGGAAAGAAAGTTGCAATTATTGGTTCAGGACCTTCTGGATTATCAGCAGCACACTACCTTGCATTGATGGGTTACGAAGTGAAAATCTTCGAAAAACTTGAAGCAGCCGGTGGTATGATGCGTTACGGTATTCCTGAATATCGTTTACCTTACGATCAGATCGATAAAGATATCAACTATATTCTTTCATTAGGGGTAGAGATTCAATACAATGTAAATATCGGTACTGATATCACATTAGAACAATTAGGAAAAGACTACGATGCTGTATTCTCAGGAACAGGTCTTCACCTAGGACGTTCTACTGGTATCCCGGGATCTGATAACGAACACGTTTACGCTTCTCCTGACCTGTTGAGATGGGTTGTAGAAGGTAAGGAATTCGAAGTTCCTGAAAGCGTTGTAGTTATTGGAGGTGGTAACGTAGCAATGGATATTACCCGTACTATGGCCCGTTTACAAAAAGCTAAATACGGAAAAGTTCAGGTTATTGCTACAGCTCTTGAAAAAGAAGAAAACTTACCTGCCGATTTAGAAGAGGTTGTTGAAGCTCGCGAGGAAGGATGTGATGTTAATGCCGGATGGGCTCCGCAATCAATCGAAATAAAGGATGGTGTTCCAACAGGACTTCACGTTGTAAAATGTAACTCATTGTTCGACGGTGAAGGACGTTTCAACCCGCAGTGTGATATGGATGCAAAAGAATTCTGGCCCGGTACCATGATTATTGAATCAATCGGTCAGGGAATGGATCTTTCTTACATCACAGAAGAGATGAAAGAAAAACTGGAATTCGGTCCAAGAGGACGTGTTCAAACTGATGAGTATTTCCAAACAGGAATAGACTGGTTATTTATGGGTGGAGATATCATCGAAGGACCAGACGTTATTCACGGTATTGCCAACGGACACAAAGCCGCTGTAGGTATCGACATGATGTTGAATCCTGAAAATTAA
- a CDS encoding CBS domain-containing protein — protein MKTLVSEILKRKGDIVYTVNENEVMFNAVKKMHDKKIGSLLVVNDGGNLVGIITERDILYKCYQTASSMITTTTTVKERMTLSENLIVGKPDQTASDLMAVMTDKKIRHIPILDNDAIVGVVSIGDVLKGVVDAREAEANMLREHIKNPFGVHIYK, from the coding sequence ATGAAGACATTAGTATCAGAAATTTTAAAGCGAAAAGGTGACATTGTTTACACGGTTAACGAAAACGAGGTTATGTTTAACGCCGTAAAGAAAATGCACGATAAAAAAATAGGTTCATTGTTGGTAGTAAACGACGGTGGAAATCTGGTAGGTATAATTACTGAAAGAGATATTCTTTACAAGTGCTATCAAACCGCGTCATCTATGATAACTACAACAACTACCGTGAAAGAGAGAATGACTTTGTCAGAGAATTTGATAGTAGGAAAACCCGATCAGACTGCCAGTGATCTTATGGCAGTTATGACTGATAAAAAAATACGACATATTCCTATACTTGATAACGATGCAATTGTTGGTGTTGTTTCTATTGGAGATGTCTTGAAAGGTGTTGTTGATGCACGTGAAGCAGAGGCAAACATGCTACGCGAGCATATCAAGAATCCGTTTGGTGTTCATATCTATAAATAA